The Collimonas fungivorans Ter331 genome has a segment encoding these proteins:
- a CDS encoding ATP-binding cassette domain-containing protein has translation MSETILALENVSKYFGSVIALQNVTLRLKKGEVHCLLGDNGAGKSTLIKTLAGVHKPSEGEYLVDGKPVSFNSPKEALDVGVATVYQDLALVPLLSVARNFFMGREPTKKIFGITVMDINYAAETAREKLAEMGIMVRDPHHAIGTMSGGEKQCLAIARAIHFGARVLILDEPTAALGVKQSFNVLKLIHKARERGISVIFITHNVHHAYPIGDSFTLLNRGKSMGTFTKDNVSKDEVLDMMAGGAEMQTLMNQLEGIQV, from the coding sequence ATGAGTGAAACCATTCTGGCGCTGGAAAACGTCAGCAAGTATTTCGGTTCGGTGATCGCCCTGCAGAACGTCACATTGCGTTTGAAAAAGGGCGAAGTGCATTGCCTGCTGGGCGATAACGGCGCCGGCAAGTCGACCCTGATCAAGACGCTGGCAGGGGTGCACAAGCCGTCCGAAGGAGAGTACCTGGTCGATGGCAAGCCGGTCTCGTTCAATTCGCCGAAAGAAGCGCTGGATGTCGGCGTGGCGACCGTGTACCAGGACCTGGCCCTGGTGCCGCTGCTGTCGGTGGCGCGCAATTTTTTCATGGGGCGCGAGCCGACCAAGAAGATATTCGGCATCACCGTCATGGACATCAATTACGCAGCCGAGACGGCGCGCGAAAAACTGGCTGAAATGGGCATCATGGTGCGCGATCCGCACCATGCGATAGGCACCATGTCGGGCGGTGAAAAACAATGCCTGGCGATCGCCCGCGCGATCCATTTCGGCGCCCGCGTCCTGATCTTGGACGAACCGACCGCGGCGCTCGGCGTCAAACAGTCGTTCAATGTACTCAAGCTGATTCACAAGGCGCGCGAGCGCGGCATTTCGGTGATTTTCATTACCCACAATGTGCATCATGCCTATCCGATCGGGGATTCCTTCACCTTGCTCAATCGCGGCAAATCGATGGGCACCTTCACCAAGGATAACGTCAGCAAGGACGAAGTGCTAGACATGATGGCCGGCGGCGCGGAAATGCAGACGCTGATGAATCAGTTGGAAGGCATACAGGTCTAG
- a CDS encoding bifunctional 5-dehydro-2-deoxygluconokinase/5-dehydro-2-deoxyphosphogluconate aldolase has translation MPNTNNTFAPGRKLDVVCIGRLAVDLYAQQIGAPLADVSSFAKYLGGSSANIAFGCARLGLKSAMLARVGNEHNGQFLTAALAAEGCDVSQIKVDPERLTALVMLGLKDKDTFPLIFYRDNCADMALAEEDIDEAFIASSKALLITGTHFSTQQVHRSSSLALEYARRNNVRTVLDIDYRPVLWGLTQKGDGETRFIANDGVTKHLQGILPKFDLVVGTEEEFMIAGGGQDIIASLRAVRAVSQATLVVKRGPLGCAVIHGAIPASLDAGFNYKGVQVEVLNVLGAGDAFLSGFLKGWLNGEDDESCCRYANACGALVVSRHACAPAMPTPVELAYFLEHADRMQRPDQDAHLQRLHRVTVPRKTWDEVNVFAFDHRNQFFELAREFGGGGEARLPQLKQLLVQAVAATEQALGLQGKIGILSDDRYGQDALNAATGRGWWIGRTVELPLSNPLEFDYGRSIGSHLLSWPKEHVVKCLVQFHPDDAVEKRLEQEAQIRGLYNAVQVSGHELLLEIIPPKDLPKAEDTVLRGIKRLYNLGIYPEWWKLESMSARQWDAIDRLIAERDPYCRGVVLLGLAAPVEELAAGFRASRHSKTCRGFMVGRTIFHEPSKLWLQGQIDDAALIGQVRATFEKLIGVWQASRSEQPSNPAERAA, from the coding sequence ATGCCAAACACTAACAATACCTTCGCACCGGGCCGCAAGCTCGATGTGGTTTGCATCGGGCGCCTGGCGGTAGACCTGTATGCGCAGCAGATCGGCGCGCCGCTGGCGGATGTCAGCAGCTTCGCCAAGTACCTGGGCGGCTCTTCCGCCAACATTGCTTTCGGCTGCGCCAGGCTGGGCCTGAAATCGGCGATGCTGGCGCGGGTCGGCAATGAGCATAACGGCCAGTTCCTGACGGCGGCGCTGGCGGCGGAAGGCTGCGATGTCAGCCAGATCAAGGTCGATCCGGAGCGGCTGACCGCGCTGGTGATGCTGGGCCTGAAAGACAAGGATACTTTTCCCCTGATTTTTTACCGCGATAACTGCGCCGACATGGCGCTGGCGGAAGAAGACATCGATGAGGCTTTCATCGCCTCCAGCAAGGCGCTGCTGATTACCGGCACCCATTTTTCCACGCAACAGGTGCATCGCAGCAGCAGCCTGGCGCTGGAATACGCGCGCCGCAACAATGTGCGCACCGTGCTCGACATCGATTACCGGCCGGTATTGTGGGGCCTGACCCAGAAGGGCGACGGCGAGACGCGTTTCATCGCCAACGATGGCGTGACCAAACACCTGCAAGGCATCCTGCCGAAATTCGACCTGGTGGTCGGCACTGAAGAAGAATTCATGATCGCTGGCGGCGGCCAGGACATCATCGCCTCCCTGCGGGCGGTGCGCGCCGTCAGCCAGGCGACGCTGGTGGTCAAGCGCGGGCCGCTCGGCTGCGCCGTGATCCATGGTGCGATTCCAGCATCGCTGGATGCAGGTTTCAACTACAAGGGCGTGCAGGTCGAAGTGCTCAATGTGCTGGGCGCCGGCGACGCTTTCCTGTCCGGATTCCTGAAGGGCTGGCTGAACGGCGAAGACGATGAAAGCTGCTGCCGTTACGCCAATGCCTGCGGCGCCCTGGTGGTGTCGCGCCATGCCTGCGCGCCGGCGATGCCGACGCCGGTCGAACTGGCGTATTTCCTTGAACATGCAGACCGCATGCAGCGGCCCGACCAGGATGCGCACCTGCAGCGCCTGCACCGGGTTACTGTGCCGCGCAAAACCTGGGATGAGGTGAATGTCTTCGCCTTCGACCATCGCAACCAGTTCTTTGAGCTGGCGCGCGAATTTGGCGGCGGCGGCGAGGCGCGCTTGCCGCAGCTCAAGCAGCTGCTGGTGCAGGCCGTGGCCGCCACCGAACAGGCGCTCGGTTTGCAAGGGAAGATCGGCATATTGTCCGACGACCGCTATGGCCAGGATGCGTTGAATGCCGCTACCGGACGCGGCTGGTGGATCGGCCGCACAGTAGAGCTGCCGCTTTCGAATCCGCTGGAATTCGACTATGGCCGTTCGATAGGTTCGCATCTGCTGAGCTGGCCTAAGGAACATGTAGTCAAATGCCTGGTGCAGTTCCATCCCGACGATGCGGTTGAAAAACGCCTGGAGCAGGAAGCCCAGATTCGCGGTTTGTACAACGCGGTGCAGGTCAGCGGCCATGAACTGCTGCTGGAAATCATTCCGCCCAAGGATTTGCCTAAGGCCGAGGATACCGTGCTGCGCGGCATCAAGCGTTTGTACAACCTGGGCATTTATCCCGAATGGTGGAAACTGGAATCGATGTCGGCCCGCCAGTGGGATGCGATCGACCGCCTGATCGCCGAGCGCGATCCCTATTGCCGCGGTGTGGTGCTGCTGGGGCTGGCGGCGCCGGTGGAAGAACTGGCGGCAGGTTTCCGCGCCTCGCGCCACAGCAAGACCTGCCGCGGTTTCATGGTGGGGCGGACGATTTTCCATGAACCGTCCAAGCTCTGGCTGCAAGGCCAGATCGACGATGCTGCCTTGATCGGGCAGGTGCGGGCCACATTCGAGAAACTGATCGGCGTCTGGCAAGCCAGCCGCAGCGAACAGCCATCCAACCCAGCGGAGCGCGCAGCATGA
- the iolD gene encoding 3D-(3,5/4)-trihydroxycyclohexane-1,2-dione acylhydrolase (decyclizing) — translation MSAAKTIRLTMAQALVRYLAALRVDTADGEAPLFGGVFAIFGHGNVAGLGEALYQHREQLPTYRAHNEQAMAHAAIAYAKTHMRRRMMAVTSSIGPGATNLLTAAALAHVNRLPVLLLPGDIFVSRRPDPVLQQVENFQDGGVSANDAFRPLSRYFDRIYYQEQLLTALPRAIQVLTDAAQCGPVTLALPQDVQAMAYDYPVEFFAPQTVRFRAQGPATDELQAALELLKNARQPLIVAGGGVLYGEATEALRCFAEKHAVPVAETQAGKSALAWRHPLQLGALGVTGSPAANALAQKADVVIAVGTRLQDFTTGSHSLFGQARLLSINVNPVDAIKWQGTPMLSDARLGLAALSQGLQDWRSSTGWHALALEQANSWRATVDKITGQREIEAPALPYDGEVIGAVQRSSIDSTVHDIVVCAAGTLPAELHKLWRTSTPGGYHVEYGYSCMGYEIAGALGVKLAQPERDVIVMVGDGSYLMMNSEIATSVMLGKKLIIVVLDNRGYGCINRLQQACGGAPFNNMLEDCLQGPQGAPAVDFAAHARSLGALAENVKTIAQLEAALQRARAADRTYLVCIDTDPARTTEDGGCWWEVAVPEVSERPQVQAARAEYELARHSQKV, via the coding sequence ATGAGTGCAGCCAAAACCATACGCCTGACCATGGCGCAAGCGCTGGTGCGCTACCTGGCCGCCTTGCGGGTCGATACCGCCGACGGCGAGGCGCCGCTGTTCGGCGGCGTCTTCGCCATCTTCGGCCATGGCAATGTAGCTGGCCTGGGCGAGGCGTTATACCAGCATCGGGAGCAGTTGCCGACCTATCGCGCGCATAACGAACAAGCCATGGCGCATGCCGCAATCGCCTATGCCAAGACGCACATGCGGCGGCGCATGATGGCGGTCACCAGTTCGATCGGCCCGGGCGCCACCAACCTGCTGACGGCAGCGGCGCTGGCCCATGTGAACCGCCTGCCGGTGCTGCTGCTGCCGGGCGATATCTTTGTTTCGCGGCGGCCCGATCCGGTGCTGCAGCAGGTGGAGAATTTCCAGGACGGCGGCGTCTCCGCCAACGATGCGTTCCGGCCGCTGTCGCGCTATTTCGACCGCATCTATTATCAGGAACAACTGTTGACGGCCTTGCCGCGTGCGATCCAGGTGCTGACCGACGCCGCCCAGTGCGGGCCGGTGACGCTGGCCCTGCCGCAAGACGTCCAGGCCATGGCTTACGATTATCCGGTCGAGTTTTTTGCGCCGCAGACAGTCAGGTTCCGCGCCCAGGGGCCGGCAACGGATGAGCTGCAGGCAGCGCTGGAGCTGCTGAAAAACGCCAGGCAGCCGTTGATCGTGGCCGGCGGCGGCGTGCTGTATGGCGAAGCCACCGAGGCGCTGCGCTGTTTTGCCGAAAAACATGCGGTGCCGGTGGCGGAAACCCAGGCTGGCAAGAGCGCCTTGGCGTGGCGCCATCCCTTGCAGCTGGGCGCGCTCGGCGTGACCGGCTCGCCGGCCGCCAATGCCTTGGCGCAGAAGGCCGATGTAGTGATTGCAGTAGGCACCCGGCTGCAGGATTTCACCACCGGTTCGCACTCGCTGTTCGGCCAGGCCAGGCTGCTGAGCATCAATGTCAATCCAGTCGACGCCATCAAATGGCAGGGGACGCCGATGTTGTCCGACGCCCGGCTAGGGCTGGCTGCCTTGTCGCAAGGCTTGCAGGACTGGCGTTCCAGCACCGGCTGGCACGCGCTGGCGCTGGAACAGGCCAACAGCTGGCGCGCCACGGTCGACAAGATCACCGGCCAGCGGGAAATAGAGGCGCCGGCCTTGCCCTATGACGGCGAGGTGATCGGCGCGGTGCAGCGCTCCAGCATCGACTCGACCGTACACGATATCGTGGTCTGCGCCGCCGGCACCTTGCCGGCCGAATTGCATAAACTGTGGCGCACCTCGACTCCGGGCGGCTATCACGTCGAATACGGTTATTCGTGCATGGGCTACGAAATCGCCGGCGCGCTCGGCGTCAAGCTGGCGCAGCCGGAACGCGACGTGATCGTGATGGTGGGCGACGGCAGCTACCTGATGATGAATTCGGAAATCGCCACCTCGGTCATGCTGGGCAAGAAACTGATCATCGTGGTGCTGGACAACCGCGGCTACGGCTGCATCAACCGCCTGCAGCAGGCCTGCGGCGGCGCGCCGTTCAACAACATGCTGGAAGATTGCCTGCAGGGGCCGCAGGGCGCGCCGGCCGTCGATTTTGCCGCGCATGCAAGATCGCTTGGCGCGCTGGCGGAAAACGTCAAGACCATCGCCCAGCTGGAAGCTGCGCTGCAGCGGGCGCGCGCTGCCGACCGCACCTACTTGGTGTGCATCGACACCGACCCCGCGCGCACTACCGAAGACGGCGGCTGCTGGTGGGAAGTGGCGGTGCCGGAAGTGTCCGAACGGCCGCAGGTGCAAGCCGCGCGGGCCGAATATGAACTAGCCCGCCACAGTCAAAAAGTGTAG
- the iolE gene encoding myo-inosose-2 dehydratase, whose protein sequence is MTFNVKIGINPISWMNDDLPSLGGETLLETALAEGAQIGYRGFELGNKFPKEPAALAAVLGKYRLECISGWYSGRLATGTVEDEIAAVGPHLRLLAENGSKVMVYGEVANAIQGRPDPLYKRPRFLSDLEWRQYADKLTAFARFTLSHGVRLAYHHHMGAYVETPADIERLMALTGDEVGLLFDSGHVTFAGGDPLQVLEQHIKRVCHVHCKDVRPAVVKMARNGNWSFLQAVINGAFTVPGDGAIDFDGLLRLLYRHGYAGWLVVEAEQDPAVAPSYQYADMGYRHLAGLVNIIGKEAA, encoded by the coding sequence ATGACATTTAACGTAAAGATCGGCATCAACCCGATTTCCTGGATGAACGACGACCTGCCTTCGCTGGGCGGCGAGACGCTGCTGGAAACGGCGCTGGCCGAAGGCGCGCAGATCGGTTATCGCGGCTTCGAGCTGGGCAACAAGTTTCCCAAGGAACCGGCAGCGCTGGCGGCGGTGCTCGGCAAATACCGGCTGGAATGTATTTCGGGCTGGTATTCCGGCCGCCTGGCGACCGGCACGGTGGAGGATGAAATCGCCGCCGTCGGTCCGCACCTGCGGCTGCTGGCGGAAAACGGTTCCAAGGTCATGGTGTACGGAGAAGTCGCCAACGCCATCCAGGGCCGGCCGGATCCGCTCTACAAGCGGCCGCGTTTCCTGAGCGACCTGGAGTGGCGGCAGTATGCCGACAAGCTGACTGCGTTTGCGCGTTTCACCTTGTCGCACGGCGTGCGCCTGGCTTACCACCATCACATGGGCGCCTACGTTGAAACCCCGGCCGATATCGAACGCCTGATGGCGCTGACCGGCGATGAAGTCGGCTTGCTGTTCGACAGCGGCCACGTCACGTTTGCCGGCGGCGATCCGTTGCAGGTGCTGGAGCAGCATATCAAGCGTGTCTGCCATGTCCATTGCAAGGATGTGCGGCCGGCGGTGGTGAAGATGGCGCGCAACGGCAACTGGAGTTTCCTGCAGGCGGTGATCAACGGCGCGTTTACCGTGCCGGGCGACGGTGCCATCGATTTCGACGGCTTGCTGCGCTTGCTGTACCGGCATGGCTACGCCGGCTGGCTGGTGGTCGAGGCGGAGCAGGATCCGGCCGTCGCTCCGAGCTATCAATATGCCGACATGGGTTATCGCCACTTGGCCGGGCTGGTGAACATCATCGGCAAGGAGGCGGCATGA
- the iolB gene encoding 5-deoxy-glucuronate isomerase, giving the protein MSLLVKGQAQGREIVSVTPQSANWRFVGFAAYRLAAAERIRFDTAEREVCIVVLRGVVSVQAGDHAWKEIGERQSVFDQSSPYAVYVPHSHAVTISAHGDAEIAVCSAPGHGGLGARLIEPGMAKRSVRGQGSNTRYVCDILPQTEPADHLLVVEVVTPGGHSSSYPPHKHDTDNLPQESFLEETYYHRLNPPQGFAFQRVYTDDRSLDESMAVENHDVVMVPRGYHPVVAPHGYDSYYLNVMAGPKREWHFKNDPAHEWMLQR; this is encoded by the coding sequence ATGAGCTTGCTCGTCAAGGGCCAGGCGCAAGGACGGGAAATCGTCAGCGTCACGCCGCAGTCGGCCAACTGGCGTTTTGTCGGTTTTGCCGCCTATCGCCTGGCGGCCGCTGAACGGATCCGCTTCGATACCGCCGAGCGCGAGGTGTGCATCGTGGTGCTGCGCGGCGTGGTCAGCGTGCAGGCCGGCGACCATGCCTGGAAAGAAATCGGCGAACGGCAAAGCGTGTTTGACCAGAGTTCGCCGTATGCCGTGTATGTGCCGCACAGCCACGCCGTCACCATCAGCGCCCATGGCGATGCTGAAATTGCGGTCTGCAGCGCGCCCGGCCATGGCGGCCTGGGCGCGCGGCTGATCGAGCCGGGCATGGCCAAGCGTTCGGTGCGCGGGCAGGGTAGCAATACGCGCTACGTCTGCGATATCCTGCCGCAGACCGAACCGGCCGATCATTTGCTGGTGGTGGAAGTGGTGACGCCGGGCGGTCATTCTTCAAGCTACCCGCCGCACAAGCACGATACCGATAACCTGCCGCAAGAGAGCTTCCTCGAGGAGACCTATTATCATCGCCTCAATCCGCCGCAGGGTTTTGCTTTCCAGCGCGTGTATACCGATGATCGTTCGCTGGACGAATCGATGGCGGTGGAAAACCACGACGTGGTGATGGTGCCGCGCGGTTATCACCCGGTGGTGGCGCCGCACGGCTACGACAGTTATTACCTGAACGTGATGGCGGGGCCCAAGCGCGAGTGGCATTTCAAGAACGATCCGGCCCATGAATGGATGTTGCAGCGCTGA
- a CDS encoding Pls/PosA family non-ribosomal peptide synthetase has product MTQSLLVDNAAASGFSSHPDVLHGPVRPELIRDEVLADLLEATAERMPAQIAMVFGERRLSYQEFNHHADLVASRLIAAGVGPGQIVGLWLPRGIDLLIMQAGIAKSGAAWLPLDADTPPDRIAVCLEDAQAPGIVSCQQFAPRLDSGRCQVWTAEQLLAPCETPLLRRQHVQRSDPAYVIYTSGSTGKPKGIAITQGAICHFLRSENAVLGITASDRVYQGFSVAFDMSFEEIWISYLAGATLWIAPKELASDPEALPPALAAQGVTVLHAVPTLLALFNQDVPSLRIINLGGEMCPEALVSRWARSGRQIFNTYGPTEATVSASLAELRANETVTIGRPLPNYGLLVIEVITGAAPENGLLLLPRGEVGELCITGPGVAEGYLGRPELTAEKFLANPWASGEHDRRLYRTGDLARIDADGRVQCLGRTDDQVKIRGFRVELGEIEEVLARQPGVGTVAVVLRQEDGIDQLIAFIVAESGAEIVPAVLRSALAERLPPYMVPGFFEAMQEMPRLTSGKIDRKALKARPLAATGAASGDSDLPETPAEAALFAALNKLFPGQPIQRSADFFNDLGGHSLFAAKLASALRTNPDFAHVTVRDIYMNRTIGRIAQVLAVAPAAGIAVDTGWSTPSDLKRWLCGAAQAAAVPWLVAMRMMQWLAPFFTYHFFTGDPGDSIALAIVVSVGVFLLATLFEFAIAIAAKWLIAGRLKAGRYPLWGLTYYRWWLADRLIEAAPAYLLSGSTLYSWWLRALGARIGSEVVIGSMTLRAHDLLTIEDGVSIGNAVNFENARVEHGELWLGPITLQRESCIGSYVVMEGNTDVGVFGHVEGQSAISEGQAVPAGRIWTGSPARDAGAFDPASKPPRPPVTRRRQLGESIFFLFGAFLITTLFFMPVFPSFILIDWLDDTDRFPWLQSNGNVPFQLTKYFVMAFPATAVLIVCTALLSAGIRWSLLPRMRAGSWPVRSNIYCSKWLVNQIQESSLSVLHGVYATVYAPYWYRLLGAKVGRHAEISTALGVVPDMLTLGDDTFIADAVLLGDEQIEGGWMTMKPTVISRRSFVGNGAYVPDGSILPENVLIGVHSRAPDNGRMQPGDTWLGSPPINLPAREQTSGFPEHLTFRPSRRRRLGRSLVEGFRIVSPHAIVIAVGYTVVLNLMPLAGAGQWGEVISLLTSAGLLYGIGTFIFIAALKWLLIGRYKKCSVPMWTPFVWLSEGVTNLYEGIAIPNFMSYLRGTPWLPLALNLLGCHIGRGVYMNTTDITEFDCVTIGDYSELNAQACPQTHLFEDRVMKIDHVNIGSRVYMGPRSFVLYSATVNDNAKLGALTLVMKGESIPAATNWRGCPAAPAKN; this is encoded by the coding sequence ATGACTCAGTCTTTGCTCGTCGATAACGCGGCTGCCAGCGGTTTTTCCAGTCACCCGGACGTTCTGCATGGGCCGGTCCGGCCTGAGCTGATACGCGATGAAGTCCTGGCCGACCTGCTTGAGGCGACCGCCGAGCGCATGCCGGCCCAGATCGCCATGGTGTTCGGCGAGCGCCGGCTGAGTTATCAAGAATTCAACCATCATGCCGACCTGGTCGCTTCACGCCTGATCGCCGCCGGCGTCGGTCCGGGCCAGATCGTCGGTTTGTGGCTGCCGCGCGGCATCGACCTGCTGATCATGCAGGCCGGCATCGCCAAGAGCGGCGCCGCCTGGCTGCCGCTGGATGCCGATACGCCGCCGGACCGGATCGCGGTCTGCCTGGAAGACGCGCAAGCACCGGGCATCGTCAGCTGCCAGCAATTCGCGCCGCGCCTGGACTCGGGCCGGTGCCAGGTCTGGACCGCAGAACAGCTGCTAGCGCCCTGCGAGACGCCGTTGCTGCGCCGCCAGCACGTACAGCGCAGCGATCCGGCTTATGTCATCTACACTTCCGGCTCGACCGGCAAGCCGAAAGGCATCGCCATCACCCAGGGCGCCATCTGCCATTTCCTGCGCAGTGAAAACGCGGTATTGGGAATCACCGCCAGCGATCGCGTCTACCAGGGCTTTTCGGTTGCTTTCGACATGTCGTTCGAAGAAATCTGGATCAGCTACCTGGCCGGCGCCACGCTCTGGATCGCGCCCAAGGAGCTAGCTTCCGACCCGGAAGCCTTGCCGCCGGCGCTGGCCGCACAGGGCGTCACCGTATTGCACGCGGTGCCGACCCTGCTGGCCCTGTTCAACCAGGACGTGCCAAGCCTGCGCATCATCAACCTGGGCGGCGAAATGTGCCCGGAAGCGCTGGTCAGCCGCTGGGCAAGGAGCGGCCGGCAAATTTTCAACACCTACGGCCCCACCGAAGCCACGGTATCGGCCAGCCTGGCCGAACTGCGCGCCAATGAAACGGTCACCATAGGCCGGCCCTTGCCTAACTACGGCCTGCTAGTGATTGAGGTGATAACCGGGGCGGCGCCGGAAAACGGCCTGCTCCTGCTGCCGCGCGGCGAAGTCGGCGAACTGTGCATTACCGGCCCCGGCGTCGCCGAGGGTTACCTGGGGCGGCCGGAACTGACGGCCGAGAAATTCCTGGCCAACCCTTGGGCCAGCGGCGAACACGACCGCCGCCTGTACCGCACCGGCGACCTGGCCCGGATCGATGCCGACGGCCGGGTCCAGTGCCTGGGCCGCACCGACGACCAGGTAAAGATCCGTGGCTTCCGCGTTGAGCTGGGAGAAATCGAAGAAGTGCTGGCGCGCCAGCCCGGGGTCGGCACGGTGGCGGTGGTATTGCGCCAGGAAGACGGCATCGACCAGCTGATCGCTTTCATCGTCGCCGAAAGCGGCGCGGAAATCGTCCCTGCGGTTTTGCGCAGCGCCCTGGCCGAACGGCTGCCGCCTTATATGGTGCCCGGTTTCTTCGAAGCGATGCAGGAAATGCCGCGCCTGACTTCCGGCAAGATCGACCGCAAGGCGTTGAAAGCCAGGCCGCTGGCGGCAACCGGCGCCGCCAGCGGTGATTCCGACCTCCCCGAAACGCCGGCCGAAGCGGCCCTGTTCGCAGCGCTGAACAAACTGTTCCCTGGTCAGCCTATCCAGCGCAGCGCCGATTTCTTCAACGATCTCGGCGGCCATTCGCTGTTCGCGGCAAAACTCGCTTCCGCTCTGCGCACCAATCCCGATTTTGCCCACGTGACGGTGCGCGACATATACATGAACCGCACCATCGGCCGCATCGCCCAGGTGCTGGCGGTAGCGCCGGCCGCCGGCATCGCGGTCGACACCGGCTGGAGCACGCCGTCGGACCTGAAGCGCTGGCTGTGCGGCGCCGCCCAGGCCGCCGCCGTGCCGTGGCTGGTGGCGATGCGCATGATGCAATGGCTGGCGCCGTTTTTCACCTATCACTTCTTCACCGGCGATCCGGGCGATTCGATTGCCCTGGCAATCGTGGTGTCGGTGGGCGTATTCCTGCTGGCCACCCTGTTCGAGTTCGCCATTGCGATCGCCGCCAAATGGCTGATCGCCGGACGCCTGAAAGCCGGCCGTTATCCGCTCTGGGGCCTGACCTATTACCGCTGGTGGCTGGCGGACCGCCTGATCGAGGCGGCGCCGGCCTACCTGCTGAGCGGCTCGACCCTGTACAGCTGGTGGCTGCGGGCGCTGGGCGCGCGCATCGGCTCGGAAGTGGTGATCGGCTCCATGACCTTGCGCGCGCATGACCTGCTCACCATAGAGGACGGCGTGAGCATCGGCAACGCCGTCAATTTTGAGAATGCCCGCGTCGAACACGGCGAGCTGTGGCTGGGGCCGATCACCTTGCAGCGCGAAAGCTGCATCGGTTCCTATGTCGTCATGGAAGGCAACACGGATGTCGGCGTCTTCGGCCATGTCGAAGGCCAGAGCGCCATCAGCGAAGGCCAGGCGGTGCCGGCCGGCCGCATCTGGACCGGCTCGCCGGCGCGCGATGCAGGCGCTTTCGACCCTGCCTCGAAACCGCCGCGACCGCCGGTTACGCGCAGGCGTCAGCTGGGCGAATCGATATTTTTCCTGTTCGGCGCCTTCCTCATCACCACCCTGTTTTTCATGCCGGTGTTCCCCAGCTTCATCCTGATCGACTGGCTCGACGACACCGATCGTTTCCCCTGGCTGCAAAGCAACGGCAACGTGCCGTTCCAGCTGACCAAATATTTCGTCATGGCCTTCCCCGCCACCGCGGTGCTGATCGTCTGCACCGCCCTGCTCTCGGCCGGCATCCGCTGGAGCCTGCTGCCGCGCATGCGGGCCGGCAGCTGGCCGGTGCGCAGCAATATCTATTGCAGCAAATGGCTGGTCAACCAGATCCAGGAATCCAGCCTGAGCGTCTTGCACGGCGTCTATGCCACCGTCTACGCGCCCTACTGGTACCGCCTGCTGGGCGCCAAGGTAGGCCGCCATGCCGAGATCTCGACCGCGCTGGGCGTGGTGCCGGACATGCTGACCCTGGGCGACGACACCTTTATCGCCGATGCCGTATTGCTCGGCGACGAACAGATCGAGGGCGGCTGGATGACCATGAAGCCGACCGTGATCTCGCGCCGCAGTTTCGTCGGCAACGGCGCTTACGTGCCGGACGGCAGCATCCTGCCGGAAAACGTCCTGATCGGCGTCCATTCGCGCGCGCCGGACAACGGCCGCATGCAGCCCGGCGACACCTGGCTCGGCTCGCCGCCGATCAACCTGCCGGCGCGCGAGCAGACCAGCGGCTTCCCGGAACACCTGACGTTCCGCCCGTCGCGCCGGCGCCGCCTCGGCCGTTCGCTGGTGGAAGGCTTCCGCATTGTCTCGCCGCATGCGATCGTGATCGCGGTCGGTTATACCGTGGTGCTGAACCTGATGCCGCTCGCCGGCGCCGGCCAGTGGGGCGAAGTGATCTCCTTGCTCACCAGCGCCGGCCTGCTGTACGGCATCGGCACCTTCATCTTCATCGCCGCCCTCAAGTGGCTGCTGATCGGGCGCTACAAGAAATGCAGCGTGCCGATGTGGACCCCGTTCGTCTGGCTGTCGGAGGGCGTCACCAACCTGTATGAAGGCATCGCGATACCGAACTTCATGAGCTACCTGCGCGGCACGCCGTGGCTGCCGCTGGCCCTGAACCTGCTGGGCTGCCATATCGGCCGCGGGGTTTACATGAACACCACCGACATCACCGAGTTCGACTGCGTCACCATTGGCGACTATAGCGAACTGAATGCCCAGGCCTGCCCGCAGACGCACTTGTTCGAAGACCGGGTCATGAAGATCGACCACGTCAACATCGGCAGCCGGGTTTACATGGGGCCGCGCAGCTTCGTGCTGTACAGCGCGACGGTCAACGATAACGCCAAGCTGGGGGCGCTGACGCTGGTGATGAAAGGCGAATCGATCCCGGCGGCCACCAATTGGCGCGGCTGCCCGGCGGCGCCGGCAAAAAACTGA